In the genome of Persephonella sp. KM09-Lau-8, one region contains:
- the hisC gene encoding histidinol-phosphate transaminase, with the protein MIEYPEYLKNVQVYQPGKPIEELQRELGIKEIIKLASNENPFGCSLFVKKRIEAEATHINRYPDGGAYYLRKALSDFLVVDPDQIIFGNGSNEILDMIARVFLAGGKEALFFQGSFVVYKLITQINGGKFREIPLECDFSRDLNKLLDAITSETRVVFIDNPCNPTGFANKKEEFNEFIKNLPDHVLFVIDEAYFEYARHHGVPDSVNYIRRINPEIPEKNIIVLRTFSKAYGLAGLRIGYGIAKKEIIEILEKVRQPFNTNHLAQVAAIEALKDQEFVEFCVQENEKGKEQLYEGLERRGIEFIPTYANFIMFKVDNAKEIYENLLKLGVIVRPAFGFDNYLRVSIGRQDENEKFLQALDKLGISCK; encoded by the coding sequence ATGATTGAATACCCTGAATATTTAAAAAATGTGCAGGTATATCAGCCAGGAAAACCAATTGAGGAACTTCAAAGGGAACTGGGAATAAAAGAAATCATAAAACTGGCCTCTAATGAAAACCCTTTTGGTTGTTCATTGTTTGTTAAGAAAAGAATAGAGGCTGAAGCAACCCATATAAACAGGTATCCTGATGGTGGAGCTTATTATCTGAGGAAGGCTTTATCTGATTTCCTTGTTGTTGACCCTGACCAGATTATATTCGGAAACGGCTCAAATGAAATTCTTGATATGATAGCGAGGGTTTTCCTTGCAGGTGGAAAGGAAGCATTATTTTTTCAGGGAAGTTTTGTTGTTTATAAATTAATAACACAGATTAATGGTGGAAAGTTCAGAGAAATTCCCCTTGAGTGTGATTTTTCAAGGGATTTAAATAAACTCCTTGATGCTATAACTTCGGAAACAAGGGTTGTATTTATTGATAATCCCTGTAATCCTACAGGTTTTGCCAATAAAAAAGAAGAATTTAATGAGTTTATCAAAAATTTACCTGACCATGTTCTTTTTGTAATTGATGAAGCATATTTTGAGTATGCAAGGCATCACGGGGTTCCTGATTCAGTAAACTATATCAGAAGGATAAATCCTGAAATTCCTGAAAAAAATATTATTGTTCTAAGGACTTTCTCAAAGGCTTATGGTCTTGCAGGGCTTAGAATAGGATACGGTATTGCCAAAAAAGAGATAATTGAGATATTAGAAAAAGTAAGACAGCCTTTTAACACGAACCATCTTGCACAGGTTGCTGCAATTGAGGCTTTAAAAGACCAGGAGTTCGTCGAGTTTTGTGTTCAGGAAAATGAAAAAGGAAAAGAACAGCTTTATGAAGGCTTAGAAAGAAGAGGCATAGAGTTTATTCCCACTTATGCAAATTTCATAATGTTTAAAGTGGATAATGCAAAAGAAATTTATGAAAACTTGCTTAAACTGGGGGTTATAGTCCGACCAGCTTTTGGATTTGATAACTATCTGAGGGTTTCCATCGGCAGACAGGATGAAAATGAAAAATTCCTGCAAGCACTGGATAAACTGGGTATTTCCTGTAAATAA
- a CDS encoding dihydrolipoamide acetyltransferase family protein codes for MEYKMTMPQLTDTMEEGKIVRWLKKEGDYVKKNEPIVEIESDKAVIEVPSMREGILKKILAEEGEELPVGAPIAIIETETRAGEVEEKQPSEVEEKVTQQPEIKEEQPKPQPEKKEEIKIEIPEEIPVQKLPAGTASPAARQLAARYGIDIQKLQEEGKLPVPAHEKDIKKFAFERYFSKQALEILNEYGLNPEEVYNEINKKKISQKDIEKYIREKNIPYVYKPSDIQSILIKNLSKSTHIPTYHIKYKYDVNYFLKEEEKTGFTLTTYLIKLFGDVLQEFPKLRTVYRDGQFYQYPASNISVAVAVGEELFNPTVKNVEEKSLKDIYNRLKEIKQKAKEKRLGIEDIQGATFSISNLGMFGIEEFDAVLPPYHAAIVAIGKAVDGIITAVFTFDHRVINGAEAAEFVVGVEKKLKDKKYLSSLK; via the coding sequence ATGGAATATAAAATGACAATGCCTCAGCTTACAGATACTATGGAAGAAGGTAAAATTGTCAGATGGTTAAAAAAGGAAGGTGATTATGTAAAGAAAAATGAGCCTATAGTTGAGATAGAGTCAGATAAAGCTGTGATAGAAGTTCCATCTATGAGGGAAGGGATTTTAAAAAAGATACTGGCTGAAGAAGGGGAAGAATTACCGGTAGGGGCACCTATTGCGATAATAGAAACTGAGACAAGGGCAGGAGAAGTAGAAGAAAAACAGCCATCTGAGGTGGAAGAAAAAGTCACACAACAACCTGAAATAAAAGAAGAACAACCAAAACCTCAACCTGAAAAGAAAGAAGAGATTAAAATTGAAATACCAGAAGAAATTCCTGTTCAGAAACTTCCTGCAGGAACGGCATCACCTGCCGCCCGCCAGCTTGCAGCTAGATATGGTATAGATATACAAAAGCTTCAGGAAGAAGGTAAACTTCCTGTTCCTGCCCATGAAAAAGATATCAAAAAATTTGCATTTGAAAGATATTTCTCAAAACAGGCATTGGAGATATTAAACGAATATGGTTTAAACCCAGAAGAAGTTTATAATGAGATAAATAAAAAGAAGATATCCCAGAAAGATATTGAAAAATATATCAGAGAAAAGAATATTCCTTATGTATACAAACCGTCCGATATTCAAAGCATACTGATAAAAAATCTTTCAAAAAGCACCCATATTCCTACATATCATATTAAATACAAATACGATGTTAATTATTTCCTAAAAGAAGAGGAAAAAACAGGCTTTACACTAACTACATATTTGATAAAACTATTTGGGGATGTTCTACAGGAATTTCCAAAGCTAAGAACTGTTTATCGGGATGGTCAGTTTTACCAGTATCCAGCATCTAACATATCTGTTGCTGTTGCTGTAGGGGAAGAGCTTTTTAATCCTACAGTAAAAAATGTTGAAGAAAAATCCCTAAAAGATATATACAACAGACTTAAGGAAATAAAACAAAAGGCAAAAGAAAAAAGACTTGGAATTGAGGATATTCAGGGAGCTACATTTTCAATTTCAAATCTTGGAATGTTCGGTATAGAAGAATTTGATGCAGTTTTGCCACCTTATCATGCAGCAATCGTTGCAATTGGGAAGGCTGTTGATGGAATAATAACAGCGGTTTTCACATTTGACCATCGGGTTATAAACGGAGCCGAAGCAGCAGAATTTGTCGTTGGGGTGGAAAAAAAGCTGAAAGATAAAAAGTATTTATCCTCGCTTAAATAA
- a CDS encoding aldo/keto reductase, with protein sequence MYKNFLGMKLSEIGIGTYLGQPDDQTDKSYLETITEGIKRGITVIDTAINYRNMRSEIIVGKAIKNTDRKNVYISTKGGYIAVPYNIQQDATQWFKENFVQTGIVSPSEITQTGNIITTKYIDWAFEQSLKNLDTEYIDIYFLHNPEDQLLKFDREAFLDRLRGVFRLLEGKIQEGKLRFYGLATWNGFRVPENHQQYLNLSEIYKLAEEVGGVNHHFRFIQLPYNLAMLEAYNLKNQEIDGEKLSTLEAAEKLGIYTYISAPTMQGRLIRPVAPEILERFKVKKYSHIPIQFVRSTKGVGTTLIGMSKKQHLLENLEIEDIPPLPPEEIDNMINSRKI encoded by the coding sequence GTGTATAAAAATTTTCTTGGTATGAAATTATCAGAAATAGGAATAGGAACATATCTTGGTCAACCTGATGACCAGACAGACAAAAGTTATCTTGAAACAATCACAGAAGGAATAAAAAGAGGAATAACCGTAATAGATACAGCAATAAACTACAGGAATATGCGAAGTGAGATTATTGTAGGCAAAGCTATAAAAAACACCGATAGAAAAAATGTTTATATTTCTACCAAAGGTGGATATATTGCAGTTCCTTACAACATCCAGCAGGATGCAACCCAGTGGTTTAAGGAAAATTTTGTTCAGACAGGAATAGTATCCCCATCAGAAATAACCCAGACAGGAAATATTATTACTACCAAATATATTGATTGGGCTTTTGAGCAAAGTCTAAAAAATCTGGACACAGAATATATTGATATTTATTTCTTGCATAATCCGGAAGACCAACTACTGAAGTTTGATAGAGAAGCATTTTTAGACAGACTAAGGGGTGTTTTCAGACTTCTTGAAGGAAAAATTCAGGAAGGCAAACTCAGATTTTACGGCCTTGCAACTTGGAATGGCTTCAGAGTTCCTGAAAACCACCAGCAATATCTGAATCTGTCTGAAATATATAAACTGGCTGAAGAAGTAGGAGGAGTAAACCACCACTTTAGATTTATACAACTACCTTATAATCTGGCTATGCTTGAGGCATACAATCTTAAAAATCAAGAAATAGATGGGGAAAAACTTTCCACTCTGGAAGCAGCAGAAAAATTAGGAATTTATACATATATCAGTGCACCAACAATGCAGGGAAGATTAATCAGACCTGTAGCTCCTGAAATTTTAGAAAGATTTAAAGTCAAAAAATACTCCCATATTCCTATCCAGTTTGTCAGAAGCACAAAAGGAGTAGGCACAACTCTGATAGGAATGTCAAAAAAGCAGCATCTATTAGAAAATCTTGAGATAGAAGATATCCCACCGTTGCCACCTGAGGAAATAGATAATATGATAAACTCAAGAAAAATTTAA
- the glp gene encoding gephyrin-like molybdotransferase Glp — MISYEEAVKIIVDNTKRLGIEKVFLDNALGRVLAEDIYADADNPPADNSGMDGFAVRYEDIKGATEEEPVVLEIIGESKAGGEPVSVKPGTAAYIYTGGLIPEGADTVVQKELTKVEDNKVFIFQELPKGANIRPQGGDYKKGDLLIKKGKRLRPAEIGILSSVNKPTVYVYQVPRVGIITTGDEIIDVGEPFERKSQIRTSNTYSLYSQIIEAGGEPVIIGFAKDEPEDIERKLSYAKSCDILLTTGGVSVGEYDLVKDFVVKVLGVEILFWKVKQKPGKPVAFGVWGAEKEKLFFGIPGNPVAAMVVFENMVKPAIRKMRGDEKLFNPVIKAKLKGGYKRKKGERLEFIRVALELTDEGFVATPFGKQGSNILTGMVYAHGFGIVDVGVTEIKDGEEIKVSVFDTSFMEGEKI, encoded by the coding sequence ATGATTAGCTATGAAGAAGCAGTAAAAATAATCGTTGATAACACAAAAAGACTTGGAATTGAGAAGGTATTTCTGGATAATGCACTGGGGAGAGTTCTTGCAGAAGATATATATGCAGATGCAGACAATCCACCTGCAGATAACAGCGGTATGGACGGCTTTGCTGTCAGATATGAGGATATAAAAGGTGCAACAGAAGAAGAACCTGTTGTTTTGGAAATCATTGGAGAGTCAAAGGCAGGTGGAGAACCTGTATCAGTAAAACCAGGAACAGCTGCTTATATATACACAGGAGGATTAATTCCTGAGGGAGCTGATACAGTTGTCCAAAAAGAATTAACAAAAGTGGAAGACAACAAGGTTTTTATATTTCAGGAACTGCCTAAAGGAGCAAACATAAGACCACAGGGCGGAGATTATAAAAAAGGAGACCTTTTAATCAAAAAGGGTAAAAGGCTAAGACCTGCAGAAATTGGAATTTTATCGTCTGTAAACAAGCCTACAGTTTACGTTTATCAGGTTCCAAGGGTTGGAATTATAACAACAGGAGACGAAATAATAGACGTTGGAGAACCATTTGAAAGAAAATCACAGATAAGAACATCAAATACATACTCTTTATATTCACAGATTATTGAAGCAGGTGGAGAGCCTGTAATTATAGGCTTTGCAAAAGATGAACCTGAAGATATAGAAAGAAAACTATCCTATGCAAAAAGCTGCGATATCTTACTGACAACAGGAGGCGTATCTGTAGGGGAATATGACCTTGTTAAAGATTTTGTAGTCAAAGTGCTGGGAGTGGAAATACTATTCTGGAAGGTAAAACAAAAACCTGGAAAGCCTGTTGCATTTGGCGTTTGGGGAGCAGAAAAAGAAAAATTATTTTTCGGTATTCCCGGTAACCCTGTTGCTGCAATGGTTGTGTTTGAAAATATGGTAAAGCCTGCCATCAGAAAAATGAGAGGAGATGAAAAATTATTTAATCCTGTAATAAAAGCAAAACTTAAAGGTGGATACAAAAGAAAAAAAGGAGAAAGACTGGAGTTTATCAGGGTAGCGCTGGAACTTACTGATGAAGGCTTTGTGGCAACTCCTTTTGGTAAGCAGGGCTCAAATATACTGACAGGAATGGTTTATGCCCACGGCTTTGGAATTGTCGATGTAGGAGTCACAGAAATAAAAGACGGAGAAGAAATTAAAGTAAGCGTATTTGATACCTCATTTATGGAAGGTGAAAAGATATGA
- a CDS encoding DUF2267 domain-containing protein, translating to MNFEKYVQKGNEFLKELAEELGTPGDKDRAGRILRAVLHALRRRLTPEEFLDLLAQLPMCIKAIAVDGWRIHESPDKSIKHIDDLIEAVMEEDRRTAARDLGNEEHAKEAIKAVIRVIKRHVSDGEIKDVEAELPKQLREFIEEA from the coding sequence ATGAATTTCGAAAAATATGTCCAAAAAGGAAATGAGTTTTTAAAAGAACTTGCAGAAGAACTTGGAACTCCCGGAGACAAAGATAGAGCAGGAAGGATACTCCGTGCAGTATTACACGCCCTCAGAAGAAGACTTACACCAGAAGAATTCCTTGATTTACTTGCACAACTTCCAATGTGCATAAAAGCAATAGCTGTTGATGGCTGGAGAATACATGAAAGCCCAGATAAATCTATTAAACATATAGATGACCTTATTGAAGCAGTTATGGAAGAAGATAGAAGAACAGCTGCCAGAGACCTTGGCAATGAAGAACATGCAAAAGAAGCTATAAAAGCTGTAATTAGAGTTATCAAAAGACACGTATCTGATGGCGAAATAAAAGACGTTGAGGCTGAACTTCCAAAACAACTAAGGGAGTTTATAGAAGAAGCCTGA
- a CDS encoding thiamine pyrophosphate-dependent enzyme, whose product MGKSIVERAYYLMKLGRVFEERAKEEYMKGNIAGFLHLAIGEEAVHVGATLAFGKGDIFVHYREHVWALARGISPKVIMAELFGKVTGVSKGKGGSMHLYEPSMNFYGGNAIVGAHIPHAVGAAYARKYLGHTEGVLVAFGDGATNAGNYYESLNLAALWELPVLFINENNFYAIGTRVDRASAIKELYKKAKEYMPSIRIDGMNFFEVYDAVSKAKEYIETEGKPYYIEAITYRYEPHSMSDPGDYRSPRELKVFHDKDPIEFLKKEGLKRGLLTEEFIEATDKRVEREIEEAVQFALESPEPDDKELYTDIFCEVCTDVIP is encoded by the coding sequence ATGGGAAAGTCAATAGTAGAGCGTGCCTATTATCTGATGAAATTAGGTCGTGTCTTTGAAGAAAGAGCCAAAGAAGAGTATATGAAAGGTAATATCGCAGGTTTTCTCCATCTGGCAATAGGCGAAGAGGCAGTTCATGTTGGTGCCACCCTTGCCTTTGGCAAAGGAGATATTTTTGTTCATTACAGGGAGCATGTCTGGGCACTTGCCAGAGGAATATCTCCAAAAGTTATAATGGCTGAGTTGTTTGGAAAAGTTACAGGTGTCTCAAAAGGTAAAGGTGGTTCAATGCACCTTTATGAGCCTTCAATGAACTTTTATGGTGGTAATGCAATTGTTGGCGCTCATATTCCCCATGCAGTAGGGGCAGCTTACGCAAGAAAATATCTTGGACATACTGAAGGAGTATTGGTTGCATTTGGAGATGGAGCTACAAATGCAGGAAATTACTATGAATCTCTCAATCTTGCTGCTTTATGGGAGCTACCTGTTTTATTTATAAACGAAAATAACTTTTATGCCATTGGAACCAGAGTTGATAGGGCTTCTGCAATAAAAGAGCTTTATAAAAAGGCAAAAGAGTATATGCCTTCCATAAGAATAGACGGAATGAACTTTTTTGAGGTTTATGATGCTGTTTCAAAAGCAAAGGAATATATAGAGACTGAAGGAAAACCTTATTATATAGAAGCCATTACATATAGATATGAACCCCATTCAATGTCAGACCCAGGAGATTACAGGTCACCACGGGAGCTAAAAGTTTTCCATGACAAAGACCCTATAGAATTCCTGAAAAAAGAAGGTTTAAAAAGAGGTCTGTTAACAGAAGAATTTATAGAAGCTACAGATAAAAGAGTTGAAAGGGAGATAGAAGAAGCTGTTCAGTTTGCATTAGAATCTCCTGAACCTGATGATAAAGAACTTTATACAGATATCTTCTGTGAGGTGTGCACCGATGTTATACCGTGA
- the panC gene encoding pantoate--beta-alanine ligase translates to MLVKSIEEMKQIVKKLKKEGKSIGFVPTMGYLHEGHISLMRCSKKDNDITVVSIFVNPIQFGVNEDLDRYPRNLERDLQICKKEGVDYVFHPSVEEMYPEGFSTYVVVEGLTEGLCGAYRPGHFKGVTTVVNKLFNIVQPDRAYFGEKDYQQLKVIQRMVKDLNMNVQVIGCPIVREPDSLAMSSRNKYLSPEERKAALSLSKALFKAKELFESGETDINKIRKEMEKIILSHPEVKEIQYIEFVDAETLKPKEKLEKGSIIALAVFVGNTRLIDNIKV, encoded by the coding sequence ATGCTTGTAAAATCTATAGAAGAGATGAAGCAGATAGTTAAAAAACTGAAAAAAGAGGGTAAATCTATAGGCTTTGTTCCAACTATGGGCTACCTCCATGAAGGGCATATCTCACTTATGAGATGTAGCAAAAAGGATAATGATATAACTGTTGTCAGTATCTTTGTAAACCCTATACAGTTTGGTGTAAATGAAGACCTTGATAGATATCCAAGGAATCTTGAAAGAGACCTCCAGATATGTAAAAAAGAAGGGGTGGACTATGTTTTCCATCCATCTGTTGAGGAGATGTATCCTGAGGGATTCTCAACTTATGTGGTAGTAGAAGGATTGACAGAAGGATTATGTGGTGCATACAGACCGGGGCATTTTAAAGGTGTTACAACTGTTGTAAACAAACTATTTAATATTGTCCAGCCTGATAGGGCTTATTTTGGTGAAAAGGATTATCAACAATTAAAGGTAATTCAAAGAATGGTAAAAGACCTTAATATGAATGTTCAGGTGATAGGATGTCCTATTGTGAGAGAGCCTGATAGTCTTGCTATGTCTTCAAGAAATAAGTATCTATCCCCTGAAGAAAGAAAAGCAGCTTTATCCCTGAGCAAAGCACTGTTCAAGGCAAAAGAACTATTTGAGTCTGGAGAAACTGATATAAATAAGATAAGAAAAGAAATGGAAAAAATAATCCTGTCCCATCCTGAGGTTAAAGAAATTCAGTATATAGAATTTGTTGATGCTGAAACACTAAAGCCAAAAGAAAAACTTGAAAAAGGTAGTATAATTGCACTGGCAGTATTTGTTGGAAATACAAGATTAATAGATAACATAAAGGTGTGA
- a CDS encoding EAL domain-containing protein codes for MESNLEHKILENSPDIIFVIKPDKEIIYINKTFCEVLEFSPEEILGKPADKIIDSQHIDSLIHSIENNFPIEDQEAYLISNSGKRIRVIIRAGAVKNGKVQQIIINARDLTYLNILKEQLEKYAETLEEIVQERTKELTKTKNFLENVLSSIPDIFLVLDENGNVVLSNDAAKEKLKNIPNITEKIFVKVDSKEIPLKQLLSEIIDNKRTCKSFTSKLVLDEREIPMHLVASSLSKNTDIKGIVLVLKDVSELKEKENFLNLYKTIYENTLDAIGIVDTEGRYVDQNKSNEELLGYSIEEIRGKRFPDFLKIPNAEETLEQLKKKGRLRFISTTIDRHGNKKYLDIVALAVKDKEGNDKYYVGIKRDITDIIQREKELEELNKKLEKRLYTDPLTGLPNRLKLIEDLKNIASPKLAILNIDDFKEINDFYGYQVGDYILKQLGVEIKEFLTDSSYRLYKLSADEYAVLAIRYIQTHEFERVINQLIYHIQETPIIYEDNEIHVSITAGISLENHNILNKADMALKYAKANKKPIVYYKDELQMKELYEKNILITNKIKDALKTDRVLVHYQPIFETKTGNIDKFEALVRVVDFDGKLLTPKEFLDIAKKAKLYPEITKKVLQKTFENFRDVDKGFSINISVEDIHNREITKMIFDYLSQEDFKNRVVFEILESEGIKSYTEVSEFFKEIKKLGGRIAIDDFGSGYSNFEYILKLDVDFIKIDGSLIKNIDKDLYSQVIVETIINFAKKLGIRTVAEYVHSEEVYEMAKNLEIDYCQGYYLSPPKPFEELFKRG; via the coding sequence ATGGAAAGTAATTTAGAGCATAAAATTCTTGAAAATTCGCCGGATATTATTTTTGTAATTAAACCTGATAAAGAGATTATCTATATAAACAAAACCTTCTGTGAAGTTCTTGAATTTTCTCCAGAGGAAATTCTGGGAAAACCAGCAGATAAAATCATAGACAGCCAGCATATAGATTCACTTATCCATTCTATTGAAAATAATTTTCCTATAGAGGATCAGGAGGCATATTTAATATCAAACTCAGGAAAAAGGATAAGGGTAATAATAAGGGCAGGAGCTGTAAAAAACGGAAAAGTTCAGCAGATTATAATAAATGCCAGAGATCTGACTTACCTTAATATACTTAAAGAACAGCTTGAAAAGTATGCAGAGACCCTTGAAGAGATAGTTCAGGAAAGAACCAAAGAATTAACAAAAACTAAAAACTTTCTTGAGAATGTTCTATCAAGTATTCCTGATATATTTCTTGTCCTTGACGAAAATGGAAATGTTGTATTAAGCAATGATGCTGCAAAAGAAAAATTAAAGAATATCCCGAACATAACAGAAAAAATTTTCGTTAAAGTAGATAGCAAGGAAATTCCACTAAAACAGTTACTTTCTGAAATTATAGATAATAAAAGAACTTGCAAAAGCTTTACCAGTAAGCTGGTGCTGGATGAAAGAGAGATACCTATGCATCTTGTTGCCTCATCTTTAAGCAAAAATACGGACATTAAAGGGATAGTTCTTGTTCTTAAAGATGTTTCGGAACTAAAAGAAAAGGAAAACTTTCTTAATCTTTATAAAACCATTTATGAGAACACCCTTGATGCAATTGGTATTGTAGACACAGAAGGAAGATATGTAGACCAGAACAAATCCAATGAAGAGCTTCTTGGATACTCAATAGAAGAAATCAGAGGCAAAAGATTTCCTGATTTTTTAAAAATACCTAACGCAGAAGAAACCCTTGAACAGCTCAAAAAGAAAGGTAGATTGAGATTCATATCAACCACTATAGATCGCCATGGAAACAAAAAATATCTGGATATTGTTGCCCTTGCAGTAAAAGATAAGGAAGGAAATGATAAATATTATGTTGGAATTAAGAGGGATATTACAGATATCATCCAGAGAGAAAAGGAGTTAGAAGAATTAAACAAAAAACTTGAAAAAAGGTTATATACAGATCCATTAACAGGTCTACCTAACCGTTTGAAACTTATAGAAGACTTAAAAAACATTGCCAGTCCAAAGCTTGCTATTCTTAATATTGATGACTTCAAAGAAATAAATGATTTTTATGGTTATCAGGTGGGTGATTACATATTAAAGCAACTTGGGGTTGAAATAAAGGAATTCCTTACAGATTCCAGCTACAGATTATATAAACTATCTGCAGATGAATATGCAGTCCTTGCTATAAGATATATCCAGACCCACGAATTTGAAAGGGTTATAAATCAGCTTATTTATCATATTCAGGAAACACCTATTATTTATGAAGATAACGAGATACATGTATCCATCACAGCAGGTATATCTCTGGAAAATCATAACATACTCAACAAAGCGGACATGGCTTTAAAATATGCCAAAGCCAATAAAAAACCTATTGTCTACTATAAAGATGAACTTCAGATGAAAGAACTTTATGAAAAAAATATTCTTATCACAAATAAAATAAAAGATGCTTTAAAAACAGACAGAGTTTTGGTTCATTATCAACCGATATTTGAAACAAAAACAGGAAATATAGATAAATTTGAGGCTCTTGTCCGAGTCGTTGATTTTGATGGTAAGTTGTTGACACCTAAAGAATTTTTAGATATTGCCAAAAAAGCAAAGCTTTATCCAGAGATAACCAAAAAGGTTCTTCAAAAAACTTTTGAAAACTTTAGAGACGTGGACAAAGGATTTTCAATTAACATATCGGTGGAAGATATCCATAACAGAGAAATAACAAAAATGATTTTTGACTATCTTAGTCAGGAAGATTTTAAAAATCGGGTAGTATTTGAAATCTTAGAATCAGAAGGTATCAAAAGTTATACAGAAGTCTCAGAATTTTTTAAGGAAATAAAAAAATTAGGTGGCAGAATAGCCATAGATGATTTTGGTAGTGGATATTCAAACTTTGAGTATATTCTGAAACTTGATGTGGACTTTATAAAAATAGATGGTTCCCTCATAAAGAATATTGATAAAGATTTATATTCACAGGTTATTGTTGAAACTATAATAAATTTTGCTAAAAAGTTAGGAATAAGAACTGTTGCAGAATATGTTCATTCAGAAGAAGTCTATGAAATGGCAAAAAATCTGGAAATAGACTACTGTCAGGGGTATTATCTTTCACCACCAAAACCATTTGAGGAATTATTTAAGCGAGGATAA
- a CDS encoding alpha-ketoacid dehydrogenase subunit beta, translated as MLYREALNKALDEMMAKDETVVILGEDVGFYGGNYRVTEGLYAKYGEKRAIDTPIAENSIVGNAIGMALGGLRPVAEIMTVNFILIAMDQIVNQMAKLRYMSGGKIELPMVVRTPQGVSKQLAAQHSQSLERFFTSVPGLITMVASDATAAYYGLKYAIELDDPVIFLEHELLYPMKMEIQERKDFNPFKADIIKEGKDITIVSYLKMLHDTLKAVPVIEKELGVSVEVINLHSLNPLDMQTIGESIKKTRRFVIVTEEPKTGSYAAEVVSRVTEEFFYQLDAPPLRICGEDVPTPYNRKLELLSIPTPDKIAKQIIYWGKENGI; from the coding sequence ATGTTATACCGTGAAGCTTTAAATAAAGCACTTGATGAGATGATGGCAAAGGATGAAACGGTTGTTATTCTGGGTGAAGATGTTGGTTTTTATGGGGGAAACTATAGGGTTACAGAAGGTCTTTATGCAAAATATGGAGAAAAAAGAGCAATAGATACTCCTATTGCAGAAAACTCCATAGTTGGAAATGCCATAGGAATGGCACTTGGCGGTTTAAGACCTGTTGCAGAGATAATGACTGTGAATTTTATACTGATAGCTATGGATCAGATTGTTAATCAGATGGCAAAACTCAGATATATGAGCGGCGGGAAAATAGAACTTCCTATGGTTGTGAGAACACCGCAGGGAGTATCAAAACAGCTTGCAGCCCAGCACTCCCAGAGTTTAGAGAGATTTTTTACCTCTGTTCCAGGGCTTATTACGATGGTGGCTTCTGATGCCACAGCTGCTTATTACGGCCTGAAATATGCAATAGAGCTTGATGACCCTGTTATATTCCTTGAGCATGAGCTTCTATATCCTATGAAAATGGAGATACAGGAAAGAAAGGATTTTAATCCATTTAAAGCAGATATTATAAAGGAAGGAAAAGATATAACCATTGTTTCCTATCTTAAAATGCTCCATGACACGCTAAAAGCTGTGCCTGTTATAGAAAAAGAGCTTGGTGTTTCTGTGGAAGTAATTAATCTGCACTCATTAAATCCCCTTGATATGCAAACTATCGGGGAATCTATCAAAAAAACCAGAAGATTTGTTATTGTTACAGAGGAGCCTAAAACAGGCAGTTATGCTGCAGAAGTTGTATCACGAGTAACAGAAGAATTTTTCTACCAGCTGGATGCTCCGCCGCTGCGGATATGCGGTGAAGATGTTCCAACACCTTACAACAGAAAACTTGAATTATTATCTATCCCAACACCTGACAAAATTGCAAAACAAATTATTTACTGGGGAAAAGAAAATGGAATATAA